In Pseudomonas asiatica, the following are encoded in one genomic region:
- the mdcE gene encoding biotin-independent malonate decarboxylase subunit gamma: MNRALNWLPGLAGGQALPGYPASLRVIDGELDNRLARFIAVVPDTDNPFPRARSGEVGLLEGWGLAKAVSEAVEADRQGQKRAIVAVIDVPSQAYGRREEALGIHQALAAAVQAYAQARLAGHPVIGLLVGKAMSGAFLAHGYQAQRLIALDDAGVMVHAMGKAAAARITLRSVEQLEALAAEVPPMAYDLASYASLGLLWRRLTVDNAETPSSADIAQVRACLADAVRDIGSSSDLSSRLAGENRNASRQVREQLRRQWQGA, encoded by the coding sequence ATGAACCGTGCCTTGAACTGGCTGCCGGGCCTCGCCGGCGGACAAGCCTTGCCCGGCTACCCCGCGTCGTTGCGGGTAATCGATGGCGAACTGGACAACCGCCTGGCGCGTTTCATCGCCGTGGTGCCGGACACCGACAACCCGTTCCCCCGGGCGCGCTCGGGCGAAGTCGGCCTGCTGGAAGGCTGGGGCCTGGCCAAGGCCGTGAGCGAAGCGGTCGAGGCGGACCGCCAGGGCCAGAAGCGGGCCATCGTCGCGGTGATCGACGTGCCCAGCCAGGCTTACGGCCGCCGTGAGGAAGCCTTGGGGATTCATCAGGCGTTGGCCGCTGCGGTGCAGGCCTATGCCCAGGCACGGCTGGCCGGGCACCCGGTGATAGGCCTGCTGGTCGGCAAGGCCATGTCCGGTGCCTTCCTGGCCCACGGCTACCAGGCCCAGCGCCTGATCGCCCTGGATGATGCCGGGGTCATGGTGCACGCCATGGGCAAGGCGGCGGCAGCGCGCATCACCCTGCGCAGCGTCGAGCAACTGGAAGCCCTGGCCGCCGAGGTGCCGCCGATGGCCTACGACCTGGCCAGCTACGCCTCGCTGGGCCTGCTGTGGCGCCGCCTGACGGTGGACAACGCCGAGACGCCGAGCAGTGCCGACATCGCCCAGGTACGTGCCTGCCTGGCTGATGCGGTGCGCGACATCGGCAGCTCGAGCGACCTGTCGTCGCGGCTGGCGGGCGAAAACCGCAACGCCTCGCGCCAAGTGCGCGAACAGCTGCGCCGTCAGTGGCAGGGCGCTTGA
- a CDS encoding biotin-independent malonate decarboxylase subunit beta, giving the protein MTDIARLLHSRSFVELGARQRARAVLDPGSFRELLGPFDRLMSPWLPRQGIVPQADDGVVIAKGLLNGRNAVVAAIEGSFQGGSMGEVGGAKIAGALELAIEDNRNGIPTCAVLLLETGGVRLQEANLGLAAIAEIQAAIVELCAWQPVVGLVAGSVGCFGGMSIAAGLCSHLLVTREARVGLNGPQVIEQEAGIGEYDAKDRPFIWSLTGGEQRHASGLVDACVADDIEVLRERLLQLLDEPSRDRAGQHAWFLERLARLGDGCPQLDAAAVRDLYQGEAK; this is encoded by the coding sequence ATGACTGATATCGCGCGCTTGCTGCACAGCCGCAGCTTTGTCGAACTGGGCGCCCGCCAGCGCGCCCGCGCCGTGCTCGACCCGGGCAGCTTCCGTGAACTGCTGGGGCCGTTCGACCGGCTGATGTCACCGTGGCTGCCGCGCCAGGGCATCGTGCCCCAGGCCGATGATGGCGTGGTCATCGCCAAGGGCCTGCTGAACGGGCGCAACGCGGTGGTCGCTGCCATCGAAGGCAGTTTCCAGGGCGGCAGCATGGGCGAAGTGGGGGGGGCCAAGATCGCCGGTGCGCTGGAACTGGCCATCGAAGACAACCGCAACGGCATCCCCACCTGCGCCGTGCTGCTGCTGGAAACCGGCGGTGTACGCCTGCAGGAAGCCAACTTGGGTCTGGCGGCGATTGCCGAAATACAGGCGGCGATTGTCGAGCTGTGCGCCTGGCAGCCGGTGGTCGGCCTGGTCGCAGGTTCGGTCGGCTGTTTCGGCGGCATGTCCATCGCCGCCGGCCTGTGCAGCCATTTGCTGGTCACCCGCGAAGCCCGCGTGGGCCTCAACGGCCCGCAGGTAATCGAGCAGGAAGCGGGCATCGGTGAATACGATGCCAAGGACCGTCCCTTTATCTGGAGCTTGACCGGCGGCGAGCAGCGCCACGCCAGCGGCCTGGTCGATGCCTGTGTGGCCGATGACATCGAGGTTTTGCGCGAACGCTTGCTGCAATTGCTCGACGAGCCTTCAAGGGATCGCGCCGGTCAACACGCCTGGTTCCTCGAACGCCTGGCCCGGCTGGGCGATGGCTGCCCGCAACTGGATGCCGCTGCCGTGCGTGACCTGTACCAAGGAGAAGCCAAATGA
- a CDS encoding enoyl-CoA hydratase/isomerase family protein, giving the protein MTAHAHTSATDHVLAEVRNQIGHLTLNRPAGLNALTLDMVRSLRQHLDQWAEDPHVHAVVLRGEGPKGFCAGGDIRSLHDSFKAGETLHETFFVEEYALDLAIHRYRKPVLVLMDGFTLGGGMGLAQGCDLRVVTERSRLGMPEVAIGYFPDVGGSYFLSRLPGELGIYLGVSGSQIQAADALYCGLADWYLASDQLAALDQGLDQLHFGDQPLKDLQNLLAKLGTQVLDDAPLEKLRPVIDHFFALPDVPAMVEQLRAVSIGDSHAWAVATADQLESRSPLAMAVTLEMLRRGRHLSLDDCFAMELHLDRQWFQHGDIIEGVRALIIDKDKQPRWNPPTLAALHRQRVDQFFEGL; this is encoded by the coding sequence ATGACTGCGCACGCTCATACCTCGGCAACCGACCATGTGCTGGCCGAGGTCCGCAACCAGATCGGCCATCTGACCCTGAACCGCCCCGCCGGCCTCAATGCCCTGACCCTGGACATGGTCCGCAGCCTGCGCCAGCACCTCGACCAGTGGGCCGAAGACCCGCACGTGCACGCCGTGGTACTGCGTGGCGAAGGCCCGAAAGGGTTCTGCGCCGGTGGCGATATCCGCTCGCTGCACGACAGTTTCAAGGCCGGCGAAACGCTGCATGAAACCTTCTTCGTCGAGGAATACGCCCTCGACCTGGCCATCCACCGCTACCGCAAGCCGGTGCTGGTGCTGATGGACGGCTTCACCCTCGGTGGCGGCATGGGCCTGGCCCAGGGCTGCGACCTGCGCGTGGTCACCGAACGCAGCCGCCTGGGCATGCCCGAAGTGGCAATCGGCTACTTCCCGGATGTGGGTGGCAGCTACTTCCTGTCGCGCCTCCCCGGTGAACTGGGCATCTACCTGGGCGTCAGCGGCAGCCAGATCCAGGCCGCCGATGCACTGTACTGCGGCCTGGCCGATTGGTACCTGGCCAGCGACCAGCTGGCAGCCCTCGACCAGGGCCTGGACCAGCTGCACTTCGGCGACCAGCCACTCAAGGACCTGCAGAACCTGCTGGCCAAGCTCGGCACCCAGGTGCTCGACGATGCGCCGCTGGAAAAACTGCGCCCGGTCATCGACCACTTCTTCGCCCTGCCCGACGTGCCTGCCATGGTCGAGCAACTGCGTGCCGTGAGCATTGGCGACAGCCACGCCTGGGCGGTAGCCACCGCCGACCAGCTGGAAAGCCGCTCGCCGCTGGCCATGGCGGTTACTCTGGAGATGCTGCGCCGGGGTCGCCACCTGAGCCTTGACGACTGCTTTGCCATGGAGCTGCACCTGGACCGCCAGTGGTTCCAACACGGCGACATCATCGAAGGCGTGCGCGCGCTGATCATCGACAAGGACAAGCAGCCACGCTGGAACCCTCCGACCCTGGCCGCACTGCACCGCCAGCGGGTCGACCAATTCTTCGAAGGCCTGTGA
- a CDS encoding malonate decarboxylase subunit delta, with protein sequence METLTFQFPAAAPGRGRTLVGCVSSGDLEVLIEPGTAGSLQIKVVTSVNGSAARWAQLFQRLFEGRTWPAVNIDIHDFGATPGVVRLRLEQGFEEIAHD encoded by the coding sequence ATGGAAACCCTGACCTTTCAATTCCCCGCCGCCGCCCCTGGGCGTGGCCGCACGCTGGTGGGCTGCGTCAGCTCCGGCGACCTTGAAGTGCTGATCGAGCCCGGCACCGCCGGCAGCCTGCAAATCAAGGTGGTGACTTCGGTCAACGGCAGCGCTGCCCGCTGGGCGCAGCTGTTCCAGCGCCTGTTCGAAGGCCGCACCTGGCCGGCCGTCAACATCGACATCCATGATTTTGGTGCCACCCCAGGCGTGGTGCGCTTGCGCCTGGAGCAAGGCTTCGAGGAGATCGCCCATGACTGA
- the madL gene encoding malonate transporter subunit MadL, whose amino-acid sequence MIIYGVALLAVCTLAGVIVGDFLGVLLGVKSNVGGVGIAMILLICARLYMHRNGGMSKECEFGVGFWGAMYIPVVVAMAAQQNVVTALHGGPVALLAAVGAVLVCGATIALISRSHRGEPLPAVEAGPESNVQAAPAGGR is encoded by the coding sequence ATGATCATCTATGGTGTGGCACTGCTGGCGGTCTGCACGCTTGCCGGCGTCATCGTCGGCGACTTCCTGGGCGTGCTGCTGGGCGTCAAATCCAATGTGGGCGGGGTCGGCATCGCCATGATCCTGCTGATCTGCGCACGCCTGTACATGCACCGCAACGGCGGCATGAGCAAGGAATGCGAGTTCGGCGTGGGCTTCTGGGGCGCCATGTATATCCCCGTGGTGGTGGCCATGGCCGCCCAGCAGAACGTGGTCACCGCCCTGCACGGCGGGCCGGTGGCGCTGCTGGCGGCAGTGGGTGCGGTACTGGTGTGCGGTGCGACCATTGCCCTGATCAGCCGCAGCCACCGCGGCGAACCCCTGCCGGCAGTGGAGGCCGGCCCCGAAAGCAATGTGCAGGCCGCCCCTGCAGGAGGGCGTTGA
- a CDS encoding triphosphoribosyl-dephospho-CoA synthase: MKALDLQPRGILREHRNSDPFEDCAVPVGAGVPAKRPAQATELPLADHLADLAVEALIDEADLSPKPGLVDRRGNGAHHDMTLALMHASALALWPCLRNMAEAAQAIGTLGQPLRATLGQLGREGEAAMLAATGGVNTHRGAIWALGLLVASKALDTQADTNTLAARAGRIALFDDPAMTTQDSHGLQVRRRYGTGGAREQAQQGFPAVIGHGLPQLQRSRAAGASEPHARLDALLAIMAVLNDTCVLWRSGPTGLAAVQHGARTVLSEGGSATLAGRRQLRRLDQHLLQLNASPGGAADLLAACLFLDKAGSL, encoded by the coding sequence ATGAAAGCACTCGACTTGCAACCGCGTGGGATTCTTCGCGAGCACAGGAATAGTGATCCATTTGAAGATTGCGCGGTCCCTGTGGGAGCGGGCGTGCCCGCGAAGAGGCCAGCACAGGCAACCGAATTACCCCTGGCCGACCACCTGGCCGACCTGGCCGTGGAAGCCCTGATCGACGAAGCCGACCTGTCCCCCAAACCCGGCCTGGTCGACCGCCGTGGCAATGGCGCCCACCACGACATGACCCTGGCCCTGATGCATGCCTCGGCCCTGGCCCTGTGGCCTTGCTTGCGCAACATGGCCGAAGCCGCCCAGGCCATCGGCACCCTCGGCCAGCCCCTGCGCGCCACCTTGGGCCAGCTCGGCCGCGAAGGCGAGGCGGCGATGCTGGCCGCGACCGGTGGGGTCAACACCCACCGCGGCGCAATCTGGGCCCTCGGCCTGCTGGTAGCATCCAAGGCCCTCGACACCCAGGCCGATACCAACACCCTGGCTGCCCGTGCCGGGCGCATCGCACTGTTCGACGACCCCGCCATGACCACCCAGGACAGCCATGGCCTGCAGGTACGCCGCCGCTATGGCACTGGCGGCGCCCGCGAACAGGCGCAACAAGGCTTCCCGGCGGTTATCGGTCACGGCCTGCCACAGCTGCAGCGCAGCCGCGCCGCAGGTGCCAGCGAGCCCCACGCCCGGCTCGACGCGCTGCTGGCGATCATGGCCGTGCTCAACGATACCTGCGTGCTCTGGCGCAGCGGCCCGACCGGGCTGGCTGCCGTCCAGCACGGCGCCCGTACCGTGCTGAGCGAAGGCGGCAGCGCCACGCTGGCCGGGCGGCGGCAGCTGCGCCGGCTGGACCAGCACCTGCTTCAGCTGAATGCCTCACCGGGCGGCGCCGCCGATCTGCTGGCCGCCTGCCTGTTCCTCGACAAAGCCGGGAGCCTGTGA
- the mdcH gene encoding malonate decarboxylase subunit epsilon, giving the protein MSSLFAFPGQGAQQVGMLQRLPEGAGQLLEEASDTLGEQALALDSQQALQTTRAVQLCLLLAGVAWARWLMQRSPAPDYVAGLSIGAYPAAVTAGALGFADAVRLVALRGELMQRAYPQGYGMTALSGLDLACVERLLSDAGGEVYVANLNSDNQIVIAGSDGAMAAVAAKARRLGQGVARRLAVSVPSHCPLLDGPAAELASAFATVELQRPRITYLSGSSARPIFDPQRLRDDLAGNMARVVDWRATLRNAYERGVRLHLELPPGNVLGGLARPVFEQGRVVAVEGTRWDTLDALLRQEVADER; this is encoded by the coding sequence ATGAGCAGCCTGTTCGCCTTCCCCGGCCAGGGCGCCCAGCAGGTGGGCATGCTGCAGCGCCTGCCTGAGGGTGCCGGGCAATTGCTGGAAGAGGCCAGTGACACCCTCGGCGAGCAGGCCCTGGCGCTGGACAGCCAGCAGGCCCTGCAGACGACCCGTGCCGTGCAGCTGTGCCTGCTGCTGGCTGGCGTGGCCTGGGCGCGCTGGCTGATGCAGCGCAGCCCCGCGCCGGATTACGTGGCGGGCTTGTCGATTGGCGCCTACCCGGCGGCGGTCACGGCGGGCGCCCTGGGCTTTGCCGATGCCGTGCGCCTGGTTGCCCTGCGTGGCGAACTGATGCAGCGCGCCTATCCGCAAGGCTACGGCATGACCGCACTCAGCGGCCTGGACCTGGCCTGTGTCGAACGCTTGCTGAGCGATGCGGGCGGCGAGGTGTATGTCGCCAACCTCAACAGCGACAACCAGATCGTCATCGCCGGTAGCGATGGCGCGATGGCTGCGGTTGCCGCCAAGGCACGCCGGCTGGGCCAGGGCGTGGCCCGGCGCCTGGCGGTCAGCGTGCCGTCGCATTGCCCGTTGCTGGATGGCCCGGCGGCCGAACTGGCCAGTGCCTTCGCCACGGTCGAGCTGCAGCGACCGCGTATCACCTACCTCAGCGGCAGCAGCGCTCGGCCGATATTCGACCCCCAGCGTCTGCGCGACGACCTGGCCGGCAACATGGCGCGGGTGGTCGACTGGCGTGCTACGTTGCGCAACGCCTATGAGCGTGGTGTGCGCCTGCACCTGGAACTGCCGCCCGGCAACGTGCTCGGCGGGCTGGCCCGGCCGGTGTTCGAACAGGGCAGGGTGGTTGCTGTTGAAGGCACCCGCTGGGACACCCTGGATGCGCTGCTGCGCCAGGAGGTGGCCGACGAACGATGA
- the madM gene encoding malonate transporter subunit MadM — MWPIIDNALEHNGLITAFAVVGAIMWLSVVLSKYLTFGRVHGSAIAIVIGLVLAWVGGTITGGQKGLADMTLFSGIGLMGGAMLRDFAIVATAFEVQATEARRAGMIGAVALLLGTVLPFIVGAAVAYAFGYRDAVSMTTIGAGAVTYIVGPVTGAALGASSDVMALSIATGLIKAILVMVFTPVSARLLALDNPRSAMVFGGLAGTVSGVTAGLAATDRRLVPYGALTATFHTGLGCLMGPSILYFCVRALVG, encoded by the coding sequence ATGTGGCCGATCATTGACAATGCCCTGGAACATAACGGTTTGATCACTGCCTTTGCGGTGGTGGGCGCGATCATGTGGTTGTCGGTGGTGCTGTCGAAGTACCTGACCTTCGGCCGCGTGCACGGCTCGGCCATCGCCATCGTCATCGGCCTGGTGCTGGCCTGGGTCGGCGGCACCATTACCGGTGGCCAGAAAGGCCTGGCCGACATGACGCTGTTCTCCGGCATCGGCCTGATGGGCGGGGCCATGCTACGCGACTTCGCCATTGTCGCCACGGCCTTCGAAGTGCAGGCCACCGAGGCGCGCAGGGCCGGGATGATCGGCGCGGTGGCGCTGCTGCTCGGCACGGTGCTGCCGTTCATTGTCGGCGCTGCGGTGGCCTACGCCTTCGGTTACCGTGATGCGGTGAGCATGACCACCATCGGTGCGGGTGCGGTGACCTATATCGTCGGGCCGGTGACCGGGGCGGCGCTGGGGGCCAGCTCGGACGTGATGGCGCTGTCGATTGCTACCGGGCTGATCAAGGCGATCCTGGTGATGGTGTTTACCCCGGTATCAGCGCGCCTGCTGGCGCTGGACAACCCACGTTCGGCGATGGTGTTCGGCGGGTTGGCGGGGACGGTGTCGGGGGTGACGGCCGGGCTGGCGGCGACCGACCGGCGCCTGGTGCCGTACGGGGCACTGACAGCCACCTTCCATACCGGGTTGGGCTGCCTGATGGGCCCGTCGATCCTGTACTTCTGCGTACGCGCCCTGGTTGGGTGA
- a CDS encoding malonate decarboxylase holo-ACP synthase, with the protein MNAPRPHDLLWGMPVSCLPADAPRWAQDVLLSGQPVVVRRATCADGWVAVGLRGQGRAQRSGVLMRLADIQCQQGPEALRWQAESPWPALQALASVAPVLDASGLAWGPTGGVGYQIATGMEVVHADSDLDLLLRTPQPLGRAQARELLDILDCAPCRIDLQLETPAGAVALREWAGFARRVLLKSAHGPRLVSDPWAAMERAA; encoded by the coding sequence ATGAACGCGCCAAGGCCGCACGACCTGCTCTGGGGCATGCCCGTATCGTGCCTGCCTGCTGATGCGCCGCGGTGGGCGCAGGATGTGCTGCTGAGCGGCCAGCCGGTGGTGGTGCGCCGTGCCACTTGTGCGGACGGCTGGGTGGCGGTGGGGCTGCGTGGCCAGGGCAGGGCGCAGCGGTCGGGTGTACTGATGCGGCTGGCCGATATCCAGTGTCAGCAAGGCCCCGAAGCGCTGCGCTGGCAAGCTGAAAGCCCTTGGCCTGCATTGCAGGCCCTGGCCTCGGTCGCCCCGGTACTGGATGCCAGCGGCCTGGCCTGGGGGCCGACAGGTGGGGTGGGGTACCAGATCGCGACCGGTATGGAGGTGGTACACGCCGACAGCGACCTGGACTTGCTGCTGCGTACGCCACAACCGCTGGGCAGGGCGCAGGCGCGTGAGCTGCTGGATATCCTCGATTGCGCGCCTTGTCGTATCGACCTGCAGCTGGAAACCCCGGCGGGTGCTGTCGCTCTGCGTGAGTGGGCCGGCTTCGCCCGCCGCGTGCTGCTCAAGTCGGCCCATGGCCCACGCCTGGTCAGCGACCCATGGGCAGCGATGGAGCGTGCAGCATGA
- a CDS encoding acyl-CoA dehydrogenase family protein, giving the protein MQDLELSEEQIMIRDMARDFARGEIAPHAQAWEKAGWIDDGVVRKMGELGLLGMVVPEDFGGSYTDYVAYALAVEEIAAGCGATGAMMSIHNSVGCGPLLAYGTAEQQQQWLPRLATGEVIGCFCLTEPQAGSEAHNLRTRAELVDGQWVINGAKQFVSNARRAGLAIVFAVTDPELGKKGLSAFLVPTDNPGFKVDRSEHKMGIRASDTCAVTFDNCRIPAANILGERGKGLAIALSNLEGGRIGIAAQALGIARAAFEAALAYSRDRVQFGKPINEHQSIANLLADMQVQVNAARLLILHAARLRSAGKPCLSEASQAKLFASEMAERVCSMAIQVHGGYGYLEDYPVERYYRDARITQIYEGSSEIQRMLIARELKHYPL; this is encoded by the coding sequence ATGCAAGACCTGGAACTGAGCGAAGAACAGATCATGATCCGCGACATGGCCCGGGACTTTGCCCGTGGCGAGATCGCCCCGCATGCCCAGGCCTGGGAAAAGGCCGGCTGGATCGACGATGGCGTGGTACGCAAGATGGGCGAACTGGGCCTGCTGGGCATGGTGGTGCCGGAAGACTTCGGCGGCAGCTACACCGACTATGTCGCCTATGCCCTGGCGGTGGAAGAGATCGCCGCCGGCTGCGGCGCCACCGGAGCGATGATGAGCATCCACAACTCGGTGGGCTGCGGCCCGCTGCTGGCCTATGGCACGGCCGAACAGCAACAGCAGTGGCTGCCACGCCTGGCCACCGGCGAGGTGATCGGCTGCTTCTGTCTGACCGAGCCACAGGCCGGTTCCGAGGCGCACAACCTGCGCACCCGCGCCGAACTGGTGGATGGCCAGTGGGTGATCAACGGTGCCAAGCAGTTCGTCAGCAACGCTCGCCGCGCCGGCCTGGCCATCGTCTTCGCGGTGACCGACCCGGAGCTGGGCAAAAAGGGCCTGTCGGCGTTCCTGGTGCCCACCGACAACCCGGGCTTCAAGGTCGATCGCAGCGAGCACAAGATGGGCATCCGCGCTTCCGACACCTGCGCGGTCACCTTCGACAACTGCCGCATCCCTGCCGCCAACATCCTCGGTGAGCGTGGCAAGGGCCTGGCCATCGCCCTGTCCAACCTCGAGGGTGGCCGTATCGGCATTGCTGCCCAGGCACTGGGCATTGCCCGCGCCGCATTCGAGGCGGCGTTGGCCTACTCGCGTGATCGGGTGCAGTTCGGCAAGCCGATCAACGAACACCAGAGCATCGCCAACCTGCTGGCCGACATGCAGGTGCAGGTGAATGCCGCGCGCTTGCTGATCCTGCATGCCGCGCGCCTGCGCAGCGCCGGCAAGCCGTGCCTGTCGGAAGCTTCGCAGGCCAAGCTGTTCGCCTCGGAGATGGCCGAGCGGGTGTGTTCGATGGCGATCCAGGTGCATGGCGGGTATGGCTACCTGGAGGATTACCCGGTCGAGCGCTACTACCGCGATGCGCGGATCACGCAGATCTATGAAGGGTCTAGCGAGATCCAGCGGATGCTGATTGCGCGGGAGTTGAAGCACTACCCGCTTTAA
- the mdcA gene encoding malonate decarboxylase subunit alpha, whose translation MTTTKNPPPQWSRRRAEKQRRLDRVRHLADGVVLPTERIVEALELLLAPGDRVVLEGNNQKQADFLSRALAKVDPGRLHDLHMIMPSVSRAEHLDLFERGIARKLDFSFAGPQSLRIGQLLEDGLLEVGAIHTYIELYSRLLVDLIPNVTLVAGFMADRDGNLFTGPSTEDTPALVEPAAFSDGIVIAQVNQLVDRVDDLPRVDIPASWVDFVVVADQPFYIEPLFTRDPRHIKPVHVLMAMMAIRGIYEKHQVQSLNHGIGFNTAAIELILPTYGESLGLKGKICRNWTLNPHPTLIPAIETGWVESVHCFGTELGMEDYIAQRPDVFFTGRDGSLRSNRMMCQLAGQYAVDLFIGATLQVDGDGHSSTVTRGRLAGFGGAPNMGHDPRGRRHATPAWLDMTVPETMLERGRKLVVQMVETYQEGGKPTFVETLDAVEVARKAGMPLAPVMIYGDDVTHLLTEEGIAYLYKARSLEERQQMIAAVAGVTAIGLRHDPKDTQRLRQQGLVALPEDLGIRRTDASRELLAARSIADLVEWSGGLYNPPARFRSW comes from the coding sequence ATGACAACAACCAAGAATCCACCGCCGCAATGGTCGCGGCGGCGCGCCGAAAAGCAGCGCCGCCTTGACCGGGTCCGCCACCTCGCCGACGGCGTGGTGCTGCCCACCGAGCGTATCGTCGAAGCCCTGGAACTGCTGCTGGCCCCCGGCGACCGGGTAGTGCTCGAAGGCAACAACCAGAAGCAGGCCGACTTCCTTTCCCGCGCGCTGGCCAAGGTCGACCCTGGGCGCCTGCACGACCTGCACATGATCATGCCCAGCGTAAGCCGCGCCGAGCACCTTGACCTGTTCGAACGTGGTATAGCCCGCAAGCTCGACTTCTCCTTCGCCGGCCCGCAGAGCCTGCGCATTGGTCAGCTGCTGGAAGACGGCCTGCTCGAAGTCGGTGCCATCCACACCTACATCGAGCTGTACTCGCGGCTGCTGGTCGACCTGATCCCCAACGTCACCCTGGTGGCTGGTTTCATGGCCGACCGCGATGGCAACCTGTTCACCGGCCCCAGCACCGAAGACACCCCGGCCTTGGTGGAGCCGGCTGCGTTCAGCGACGGCATCGTCATTGCCCAGGTCAACCAGCTGGTGGACCGCGTGGATGACCTGCCACGGGTCGATATCCCGGCATCCTGGGTCGATTTCGTGGTGGTTGCCGACCAGCCTTTCTATATAGAGCCGCTGTTCACCCGCGACCCGCGCCATATCAAGCCGGTGCATGTGCTGATGGCGATGATGGCCATTCGCGGCATCTACGAAAAGCACCAGGTGCAGTCGCTGAACCATGGCATTGGCTTCAACACCGCCGCCATCGAGCTGATCCTGCCCACCTATGGCGAATCCCTGGGCCTGAAGGGCAAGATCTGCCGCAACTGGACACTCAACCCGCACCCGACACTGATCCCGGCCATCGAGACCGGCTGGGTGGAAAGCGTGCACTGCTTCGGCACCGAGCTGGGCATGGAGGACTACATCGCCCAGCGCCCGGACGTATTCTTCACCGGTCGTGATGGTTCGCTGCGTTCCAACCGCATGATGTGCCAGCTGGCCGGGCAGTACGCCGTCGACCTGTTCATTGGCGCCACCCTGCAGGTGGATGGCGATGGCCATTCCTCGACCGTGACCCGCGGCCGCCTGGCCGGCTTCGGCGGTGCCCCGAACATGGGCCACGACCCCCGTGGCCGGCGCCATGCGACCCCGGCCTGGCTCGACATGACCGTGCCGGAAACAATGCTCGAACGCGGTCGCAAGCTGGTGGTGCAGATGGTCGAGACCTACCAGGAAGGCGGCAAGCCCACCTTCGTGGAAACCCTCGATGCCGTGGAAGTGGCCAGGAAAGCCGGCATGCCGCTGGCGCCGGTGATGATCTACGGCGACGACGTTACCCACCTGCTGACCGAGGAGGGCATTGCCTACCTGTACAAGGCCCGCAGCCTGGAAGAGCGCCAGCAGATGATCGCCGCCGTGGCCGGGGTTACCGCCATCGGCCTGCGGCACGACCCCAAGGACACTCAGCGCCTGCGCCAGCAAGGCCTGGTCGCCTTGCCCGAAGACCTCGGCATCCGCCGCACCGACGCCAGCCGCGAACTGCTGGCCGCGCGCAGCATCGCCGACCTGGTCGAATGGTCCGGCGGCCTCTACAACCCGCCTGCACGGTTCAGGAGCTGGTGA
- a CDS encoding DUF3077 domain-containing protein translates to MKDEPKVILTIGAETFLEVGNPPINLLRVQPGIPIDDAYEQVSILLSYIKHLLREGDMEDDHKFLGAADYLTALAKALMNEVELTKNTLR, encoded by the coding sequence ATGAAAGACGAACCCAAGGTTATCCTCACCATCGGCGCCGAGACCTTTCTCGAGGTCGGCAACCCGCCGATCAATCTGCTGCGGGTCCAGCCCGGCATTCCTATTGATGATGCCTACGAGCAAGTGTCGATCCTGCTGAGCTATATCAAGCACCTGCTGCGCGAAGGCGATATGGAGGACGACCACAAGTTCCTGGGCGCCGCCGATTATCTCACGGCCTTGGCCAAGGCCTTGATGAACGAAGTTGAGCTGACCAAGAATACCTTGCGCTAA